Part of the Chthoniobacterales bacterium genome is shown below.
GGCTCGCCGTGCTCGTAGTAAAGCTTGCCGAGTTCGTGCAGGACCTTGACGTTTTTCGGGTTGCCGTCGCGCAGGGTTTCCATGGCGAACCGGGCGGTCTCATACAGATCGAGGGCGAGAGCGCCTTCTTTGATTACCTCGTTGGCCTGCGTGTTATACGGGTCGCCGTCGAGGATTTTTTCCGCAGCATCCATCGCGCCGGCGGGATCTTTTTTGAGGAGGCCCTGCGCCTTCATTGCGCCAATTGGAGAACCGCCCTTAAGTCCGCCAAAAAAGCCTTTTTTCTCCTTCACCAAGCCGACCTCGACCTTGCGCAACACCTTGCGTCCGTCCACGAAACCGGGCTCCTCGCGCAGCACGTCCTGGAGCAGGGTGATGCCGTATTGATAGTTCTTCAGCTCGAGCGCCTGAATGGCTTTGAGATAATTGCTGCGAGCTTGGGTGGAGAGTTGTTTTTCGGTTTTGGGAGGAGGCATGGGGGAAATGAGCGACCCGGAAAGGGTCAGGTTAAATTATTTGGTGCCGTCTTGCGAACGGACTTTCGCGGGTGCGGTGTAGGCTTGAAAACGGGCATATTCGGACTTGGCATTTTTGGTGTAGTCCTTCACGAAATCCTTGGAGCCATACTCGAAAAAGATGATAAACGACAAGGTAAACACGGCAAATAATGCCACCCAGAAAAGTTTGCGGAGTAAGCCCATGTGCTGATTGTAAATTGGCAGCCCGAGGCGTCAACGAGGATTTCGGTAGAAGTGCTGTCAGAATCGCGCCAGCCATTCCGCTCGCCCATAGCGCGTGGTAACGAGCTGCGCCGCCCGCGCCCGCTCTTCGCCTGTGAGTGGAATGGAAGTCGCCTCAGCGGCCAATCTATCGGCGAAAGTTCGGGCAGAAACGAGTTCCATCGGAATGGACTGGAGACTCCCCTGATGCAGCAGCCCCCGGCGTGTGCGGCGTTGCGCAGCCCCAGCGATCTTTCGTCCATCGAGCAGCAGATCGCCCGGCACCGGACGCGCAAAACAACCCGCGCCCGCGATGGTGGCCGCCGTGGCGAGTTCCAATGCAATGCCCGTCGTCGCGACGATTTTCTGAATGGCCAGATGAATTTCCACGTAACTCTCCGAGCGCCCGTTCCGGGCCAGCGCGTGGTCCGCCGGGATGATAAGTGTGTAAGTCCAGTCCGCGCCGTGATCGACCAGCCCCCCGCCCGTCCAGCGGCGCATGAGCGGCAAGCCCGGACGCAGCGCGCGCGCCTCGGCGAGTTTTTCAAAATAACCCAGCGTCACCGTCGGCTCCGACCAGCGATAAACGCGCAAAGTGGGAGTCGCAATGGAAGCGAGGAGCATCTCATCAACGGCCATATTCCACGCGCCATTGCCGGGCGCCGGATCGTTGATCAGGCGCAATCGTTCGAAAATCATCGCGCCATCATGCTTTGCCGGTTGGCAAGCGCAAGGACGAGGTGTAAAATCATTTCCCCTATGGCAAAACTCGCACTTGGCAAAGGTCTCGGAGCCCTGATTACTCCCAAAGTCGCCACGCCGACGCCGATTGTGAGCGATGGCGAGCGCGTGGAAATGATTCCGCTGGGCAGTCTGGTGGCGAGCCCGTTTCAGCCGCGCCGTGAATTTAAGGAGGAGCCGCTTCAGGAGCTCGCGGACTCGATCAAGGAACGAGGTATCATCCAGCCGCTGATTGTTCGCAAAGTCGGGCCGAAGTTTGAGTTGATTGCCGGTGAACGCCGCTGGCGTGCCGCCCAACGCGCCGGTCTGGCCGAGGCTCCGGCGATCGTCCGGCAGGCGACGGATCGCGATGTTCTCGAACTGGCGCTGATCGAGAATTTGCAGCGGGCGGACTTGAACCCGATTGACGAGGCGCAGGCGTTTGCGCGGCTCGCGGAGGAGTTTGATCTTCGCCAGGAGGACATCGCCCAGCGGGTCGGACGCAGCCGCGCGGGCGTGGCCAATTCCATGCGCCTGCTCGAGCTCGATCAACAGATTCAAACCTGGCTCACGCAAAGCCTGCTCACCGTCGGCCACGGAAAAGTGCTCCTCGGCTTGAAGGATCCCGAGCAACAACTGGCCGCCGCGCAGATCGTTTTGCGGCAAGGCAGCACCGTCCGCGAAACGGAGGTAATCGTTCAAAATTTCCTCCACAAACACGGCCTCACGCCATCTCCGCGCCGACATTCCACCGGACCGACGACGGATCTTTCTCCCGCTTTGCAAAACGTCCAGAACCGGCTGCAAACGCACTTCGCCACGCATGTTTCCGTGGCCCACGGCGAGAAAAAAGGCCGAATCGAGATTGAGTATTATGGAGCCGACGACCTTCAGCGCCTTTTGAAGGTTCTCGGTCTCTCGGAAGAATAAAAGTCCCGTCCAAGTGCTCCGCTGAACCCAATCCTGTTCGTGCCTGCCGCGTCCACTTTCAGCCGAATCTCTCTGCCCGGCTGCGTTCTCCTTGCCGCGCTGCTTCTCATCTCGGGCTGCAAAAAGAAACCGGTCGTTTCCCCTGTAACTTCACCGCCTGCCGTAGCGCCGGTTTCCTCAACTCCCGCAGCGACTCCAATCGCTCCTGAGACACCGCCGCCGGCTTCGCCTGAAAAACACACGCCGCTCACAGCAGTCACCTCCCGCATCGATGGCACCATTGCGCTGCAACGCGCCCGCACCATTTGCGGCCTCGGTTCGCGGGCCTACGGCACGCCCGGCTATCGGCAAACCCTCGCCTGGCTGCGCTCCGAGTTGACCCGCCTCGGCTGGCACACGGTGTATCAAGCTTTTGACACGCAGACGCCAGCCGGTCCACGCACTTACACCAACCTCATCGCCACCTGGCCCGCCGACAAAGACAAGCCCCGTGCGTCCAGCAATCGCCTCATCCTCACGGCGCATTACGATTCTCGGGGCTCCGAGTTCACCAATTTTCCCGCAGCCAGTTCCGGTGCTGCCGGTTGCGGCATTATCTTGGAACTCGCCGATCGGCTCGCCACCGCTCCCGACCTCGCGGCGCGGCTGCAATTTGTCCTATTCGACGGCGAGGAACCTGTCCGGCAAATCTCCACCACCGACGGACTTTCCGGCTCCCGTTTCTTTCTCCACAGCCTTCAAGAAAATAGGCAGTCGGCTAACATTCGAGCCCTCCTCGCCTTCGGAGCTGTCGGCCACAACGGGGCAAAATGGACGATACCCACGCTGACCAATTCCATTCTCAATCAGACCCTGCAGACCTTCATCTATCTGCAAAAATGGGAGGGTCAGATCACCCCGTTGGAACGCCCCAGCTGGGGGCCGCATCTCCCGGCTCTGCAAGCGGGCATTCCCGCCACTTACCTGAACGACGCGCTCTACCCGGCGCTCGCCACGGCGGACGACACCCCGGAGTGGCTCAATGCCGAGTCGCTGCGCCGCGCCGCCCTCGCCAGCCTGCAACTTCTCCAGCTTCCGCCGCAGCCCGCTGCCCCGGCGACAAAATCAAACTAGCGCATTGACGCGCCCCCTCATTTCGGTATTCTTCCTCTCCCGAAACGCACCCATAGCTCAATTGGATAGAGCATCTGACTACGGATCAGAAGGTTTGAAGTTCGAGTCTTCATGGGTGCACATCTAACCTCAAGGAACGGGTTGGATTTCATTCTGACTGCCATGCGTGCGGTCGGGATCATTCAAAAACGCTCCATTTTTCTGCGACAACACCACTCGATTGAGTTGGTGACCCTAACGGGATTCGAACCCGTGTTACTCCCGTGAAAGGGGAGTGTCCTAGACCTCTGGACGATAGGGTCATTTTCCTTGCGGGAAATGAGGGCTGGATATTCCAATCGTTTCCCACCTTTGGCAAGTGGAATTTCATCGCCTTTCCGGAGCCGTGCCGCATACCATTTTGCCATGGCAACCTCCCCGCTGCTCCCCTCACAAGCGCGTTTTTATCACCCAGAACAGAAACGCTGGCTCGAAGCCGTCGTGCCCGGCTGCATTCACACCGATTTGTTGCGACATGGCCTGATCAAAGATCCTTTCTGGGGCTCGAACGAACGCGAGTTGCAGTGGATTGAGGAAAAGGACTGGAAATACGCGATCACATTCCAAGTCACCTCGGATTTCCTAGCGCACGACGAACTGGATCTGGTCGCCGAAGGACTCGACACGCTGGCGACGGTTTACCTGAATGGCCAGGAAGTCGCGCGCACGGAAAATATGTTCATCGGTTATCGCTGGCCGGTGAAGCCGCTCCTGAAAGAAGGCACGAATGAAGTGCGGGTCGAGTTTGCGAGCACTCGGAGTTACATCCAGTCGCGGCGAACGAAAAATCATCTGCCCGAATGGAATGATGCTGTCGGCGGCGGCTCGCTCGTGCGCAAGTCGCCCTGCAATTTTGGCTGGGATTGGGGTCCACGATTGGTGACGGCTGGCATTTACAAAAGCATCCGACTCGAAGGCTGGTCTGGGAACCGAATCGAGTCGTTGAAAATTCACCAAACGCACGCTCGCAATCGCGTCACGCTGGAACTCACACCCGAGCTGGCGAAGCGCACGCGACTGCCCGTTTACCGGTCGGTCCTCAAGCGAAATGGCGAAGTCGTTGCCGAGGCACGCGGACTCGTTTTGAAGATCAGCCGCCCGGAATTTTGGTGGCCAAACAACATGGGCGCACAGCCACTTTACCAGCTCACAGTCGAGTTGCTGGCGAATGACACGGTCGTGTATTCCATCACGCGCACGATCGGGTTGCGCACAATCGAACTCGACCGGCACAAGGACGAATGGGGCGAATCGTTCCAGTTTAAGTGCAATGGCGTGGCGCTCTTTGCGAAGGGCGCCAATTGGGTTCCGGCGCATGTGTTTGCCTCCGAGGTGAGTCGCGAAACTTTGGAGCCGCTCCTGACCTCAGCGGTCGAAGCCAATATGAACATGATCCGCGCGTGGGGCGGCGGCGTTTATGAGACCGATGCGTTTTACGATCTCTGCGATGAAAAAGGGTTGCTTGTCTGGCAGGATTTCATGTTCGCCTGCGCTCTGTATCCGGGAACCAAAGAGTTTCTAACCACTGTCGAGCAAGAGGCGGAATGGCAGGTGAAACGTCTGGCGCATCACGCTTCGCTCGCTCTCTGGTGCGGCAATAATGAGATCGAGCAAATGCCGGCTGAGATCGCTAAAACTGCCGAGCGCAAAAAGGCCTACGACGCGCTTTTCCATCAATTGCTTCCAACTGCGGTGAAGAAATGGGATGGCGTCACCAGCTACTGGCCCAGCTCTCCGCATAATCCGGCTGGCTTGCACAAAGGCCACAACAGCGAACGCGGCGGCGATGCGCACGACTGGGATGTGTGGCATGCCCGCAAGCCGGTGAAGAGTTACGAGGAAAAATTTTACCGCTTCTGCTCGGAGTTTGGAATGCAGTCCTACTCGTCGCCGGAAGTGGCGGCCACTTTTTGTCCCCGAACGGAGATGAATATTTTCAGTCCAGCGATGGAGAATCATCAGAAAAATCCTGCCGGGAATCAGATCATATTCGACTACGTTTCGCGGCGTTATCGGTTTCCGAAGGATTACTCGTCGCTCTCGTATTTGTCGCAGCTCAATCAGGCGTATTGCATGAAGGTTGCAGTGGAGCATTTTCGCCGTCAGATGCCGCGCACAATGGGCGCGCTCTACTGGCAACTGAACGACACGTGGCCCGGATTCTCCTGGAGTTCGCTGGAATTTGGAGGCCAATGGAAGGCGCTGCATTTCGAGGCGAGACGTTTCTTTGCGCCATTGTTAGTCAGTGCCTATTTGCCTGGAGACGAGAGCGCCGGAATTGGCAACCAGTTCCAGACCACGATCAGCGAGGTGCAATTTTACACGGTCTATGATGGCCGCCCCGCGCTGGAAAGCACGTTGCATTGGACACTCTATCATCTCACCATTGGAGTGGTGCGTGAGTCGCACAAAGCCATTGAGCTGGCGCCCGGAAAATCCGTCATGCAACTCAAAGTCGATTTTAAAAAGGAGTTGCATCACTATGGACACGCCAATCTCGTGCTGCGCGTTTGGGTGGAAGGCCACGCCGGTGTGCTGGCGGAGAACACGGTCTTCTTCACCGCTCCACGCTTCATGGAACTGCCGCGAACGAGCATCAACTCAACCTTGCGCAAAGTGGCGAAAGGCAAATACGAGATCGAGTTCGTCTCGAAGAATTTCCACCACAGCGTGAAGCTGCAAATCCCCGGCTTGCAGGCCACGTTCAGTGATAACTACTTCGATCTTTTCCCTGGCGTCGCCCATCGGGTGCAGGTCGCCTTGGCGCAGGACATTGATTATGCGCAATTCAACCGCCTGAGAATGCAGCCCGTCTCGTTGGTGAACAGCTATTCCTGACCATCGAGTTGGATTCTTTTCTGCTCACTCGCAGCCCTTCGACAAACAAAAAAGCGCGCCCAGATTTCTCCGGGCGCGCTTGATGTAGTGAGACTTTTCTAAGCTTAGGCGATGTAACCTTCTTCGCCGTGATCGGTGATGTCCAGACCGGCGCTTTCGCCTTCTGGGCTGAGTCGCAGACCGATGACAGCCTTGATCACGTAAGCGATGATGATCGTCGAAACGATGGACAGCACCAAGGTGAATGCCACTGCTTTAAGTTGCTCAAACACGAGGGTTTTGCCGATGAGGTCCTTCAGGTTCGTGTTCAGGTTGGAGTTCACATCCGCCGTGGCGAGCACGCCGGTGAGGATGGCTCCGAGAGTTCCGCCGACCGCGTGCACCCCGAAGGTGTCGAGGGCGTCATCATAACCAATGGCGTTCTTGACGAAGACCACGAAGATGTAAGGAACGATGGCGGCCAGCAGACCAATGATCATCGCGCCATTGGCATCCACGAAGCCGCAAGCAGGAGTGATAACGACCAGACCCGCAACGATGCCGGAGCAGAAGCCGAGGATCGAAGGATGGCCCTTGTGGAACCACTCGATCACGGCCCAGACGAAGCCCGCAGTGGCTGCAGCCAGCGTCGTCGTCATGAAGGCGTTTGCCGAGACGCCGTCTGCGGCAACTGCGGAACCGGCGTTAAAGCCATACCATCCGACCCAGAGCATGCCGGTGCCGACCATACAAAGCACCATCGAGTGCGGAGCCATCTTGTCTTTGCCGAAGCCGAGGCGTTTGCCCAGAATGATGCATAGAATCAGCGCAGACCAACCGGAGGTCATGTGCACCACGGTGCCACCTGCGAAGTCGATAGCCTTGATGCTGGCAGTAGCATTCCAGACGCCGTTCATCATGCCGGTGACGCCCCAGACCATGTGGGCCATTGGGAAGTAAACCACGAACATCCAGACAAGAATGAAAGCCATGATTGCGCTGTATTTCATGCGCTCGGCGATGGCACCGACGATCAAAGCCGGGGTGATGATGGCGAACATCAGTTGATACATGGAGAACACATTCTGGGAAACCCAGTAGCTGTAATCGCCGTTCGGCGCGCTTGTGACTCCCTTGAGGAAGAAAAATTCCGTGCCGCCGAGGAACTTGCCGATGCCGTCTGGGCCGAAGCTCTTGCCGAAGACCAGGCTGTAGCCGAAGGCCCACCAGAGGATGGTCACCAGGCCAGCGCAACCGAGACATTGGGCGAGCACGCTGAGGACGTTCTTCTGGCGAACCAAGCCGCCGTAGAACAGAGCCAGGCCGGGCAGGGTCATGAAAAGGACCAGAGCCGCGCAGGTCATCATCCAGCCGTTGTGGCCAGGGCCGGGAACAGTGGACAAGGCACCCTTTGCCGCAGTGTTATTCATGTAAGCCTCCAAGTCGGCCACGCGTTCCTCCACTGTCGGAGTGGGCGCTGGGGTTTGGGCATGAAGTGAGTTTGGCACGAGGAAGAGCGCGGCGAAAAGCGCGCCCAGGATGGCTAGATAGTAGTGGGTTTTGGTCATGGTTTTTTGTTTTTGTTGGTTTGGTTAGGTTTGCAGTTGAAAAAGTTGGCGTGCTTTTTAGGGAAGCCGCCATGGGTTTGACGAGGATGTAAAGTTGAAGTGAGTTTTAAAGTCGGCCTGTTTTCAATAAAAAAGCGACTGCGGCAAGGACAGGCAGAAGCACTGGCAGCGAGAATCTAAAGATGTAGGCAAAGAAATGAGGGGTATGGACCTTGGCGTGATCGGCGATAGATTTCACCATGAGATTCGGGCCGTTGCCGATGTAAGTCATGGCCCCGAAAAAAACCGAGCCGAGTGACACGGCTATCACATAAAGGCCATCAGTTTTGAGAAACTGGGCAACGTGGGCAGTGTTGTTTAAGTCGAGATGCTTCAATCCGAAAGCGGCGGAGAGAAACGCGAGATAAGTCGGGGCGTTATCGAGTACGCCGCTCAACGCGCCGCTCAACCAGTAGAACTGCTCCGGAGTGTTTAAGCCGAGTGCGGCGGCATGAAGCTGGAGGTAATCCAAAGCCGGGATCATGGTCATAAATATTCCCGCGAAGAGCCACGCGACTTCCTTAATTGGCCCAAAAGTAAAATGATTCGCATCGTGGATGGGACGCGGCGTGCTGCGGTATGCTATGACGGCGGATGCGATCATAATAATCTCCCGCAAGATGGGAGGCGCAAAAATCACAGCAACCAGAATGGCTGCCAATGGTAGAAAGCTGCGGCGACCCTCGATTTTAAAGGTTTCATGGGCTGTTTCCATTTCGCGAATGGCTCGTGGCGCACGAACAAAGTTGGTCCGGTCGAAGAGATAGAAGATGGCGACCAGGGAGACGACGGCAAACGCCCAAGCCTTCCAGCAATGCTGCGTCACCCACCAGAAAGGAACTCCCTTTAAGTAACCTAAGAAAAGGGGTGGATCGCCGATCGGCGTGAGGCAGCCGCCAACATTGCTGATGGTAAAAATAAAGAACGCCGTATGGAAATTTGTGTATCGATATTTGTTCGACCGCACCCAGGGACGAATGAGAAGCATGGAGGCTCCTGTGGTTCCAATGAGGTTGGCCAGCACTGCGCCGATGAGGAGAAAAAGGCAGTTGCTCAATGGTCGAGCCTCTCCTTGGATGCGGATATGAATGCCACCCGCAACGACAAACAAGGAGCCGATGAAGACAATGAAGCTGACGTATTCCTCCAACACTCCCGCGATGCGTGTGCCGCCATGCATCCATAGGTAATACACCACACAGATCGATCCGAGTCCCAAGGCAATCTTCGGATAATGCCGCTCCCAGATGTGGGAAAACAGTAGTGGCATCACCGCTATGCAGAGGAGCATGCCCACGAAAGGCAGCACCATCAGCGGGTGCGGATCCAGTCCTTCAGTTGCGAGTGCCAGTAGCATGTGAGCGGGTTTTTTCCACGTCCACTATCAGCGGCCTTTGTAGGCCAGGATGGTGGAAATAATGGTCACTAAACTAATTCCCGACATGTAATATGCTGGCATGGTGAGCTCTGGTTCTTTTTTGCTGCGCCAGAGAAAGGCACCGGCGCGTCCGGTGCAAAGCATGGCGGCGAAGAAGGCGAGTGCGAAGCCAAAGTCTTTCTGGTGAACGTCTGTCATGGAGTAGCTGGAGAGGAGAAGGAAGGCGCTGGAAATTAAAATGTTAAGCAAGGTGGGCTTGCTGGTGGTCAGCCGCCAGACGTATAAGCCGGCTACGAGGACGATCAGGGAGGCAACGGCAAGGACGATGGTAATGGAATTCATAAACGTTATAGAGGGCGTGGATTCTGGTCAGACCAGAGTGGAGTTCAAGTGGAATGCGAACAGCTTGGTCGTGTCAGATGGTGCTGAAAAATGGAAACTCCCGCCCGTGCTCACACGGGCGGGAGAAACACATTGATTTGGATTTTACTATGCGCCTGGTGAGGACTTATCCGTCAACTGGAAGTCAGGGTAAGCTTCCACACCCATTTCTGGAACATCCAATCCAGCCATCTCATCTTCCGGAGTGGAGCGGATCTTCACGAAGAGATTCGAGATCTTCATGAATGCATATGAGAACAAGAAGACAAAGATAATACAGGCCAGTGTGTCGATAACCTGCGCGCCCAATTGTGAGGCATCATTTGCGGCTGCTCCGAAGAACTTGCCGAAGATACCCGTGACGCCTTGATCGGCCCATCCGCTGGCAGTCAGATCAGCATATTTCTTCAAGGTGGCGGGAGTCGCATCGTTATTGATAATCGTCCATGCACCATCTTTGAAGAGCTTGTGAACGCCACCCCAGCCAGCTCCATAAGAGCCGTTTGCGAAGAGTCCCACACTGAGAACCCCGAAGGCTCCGCAGACGCCGTGCACCGAAAGGGCTCCGACGCAGTCATCGACTTTTGCCACACGCTCCCAGAAGAACACGGAGAAGACTACGATTACACCGGCTATGAAACCGATGATCACCGCACCTAGCGAGTTTACGAAGGCACAAGGAGCGGTGATTGCGACCAGACCCGCCAGCAGGCCGTTGCAAAGCATAGTCGGATCAGGTTTGCCTGTAACCAAATACATGGTAATGAGGGTTCCCAGCGATGCGGCAGCGCCTGCCAGCATGGTATTCACTGCCACAATGGCGATACGGCCGTCTGTGCCTGCCAAGGTTGAGCCGGGGTTAAATCCGAACCAGCCGAGAGCTAAAATAAATGTGCCGAGCATAACCATCGGAACGTCATGTCCGGGAATGGCATTAGGCTTTCCGTCTTTGCGGTATTTACCGATACGAGGCCCAATAGCCAAACCCCCAGCGAGGGCAATTACACCACCGCATAAGTGAACCACACCAGAGCCTGCAAAATCGACGGCCCCGTGGCCGAGGGCAAAGTTCTGACCGAGCTGCGCCAGCCAGCCGCCGCCCCAGACCCAGTTGCCATAGATGGCGTAAGGGAACATGCCAACCCAGAATCCATAGACGATAAAGTGTTTAAAGTTCCAGCGTTCCGCCATCGTTCCGGTTGGGATGGTGGCCGTGGTGTCCATGAACACCATTTCAAACAAGAACAAAGTGAACACAGCCGTATCAAACACAGATGGGCTGAGGAAGAAGCCCTTTAGACCTAGCAGGCCAAAAGGATGCCCCATAATCTGGACTGTCCAGCCGTGGTTGAGGAGAGCTAGTCCCTGACCCAGAGGAGGTTGCCAGCCGATCGGGACTGGACCATTCCAGTAGTTTCCAAACATAAAGGCGAAGCCGCAGATCCAGAAGCCAAGCATGCCCAGACCGTAGATCATGAAATTTGTAGCCATCACGTGAGCTGCATTTTTTGCACGGCAAAGACCAGTTTCCACGAGTGCAAAACCCGCTTGCATGAACATCACGAGGAAGCCTGTGATCAGGGTCCACATGAGATTGATGGAGTTTTTGTTGTGAGCCACATTGAGGATCAACTCGTCGTTTGTCACCTTGCCCGTGCCTGCTGGATTAACGCTGGCGGCATCAGCGGGAATGGGCCAAGTCAAATCCGTCGCCGTCCCTGCATTGGCACCTGGTGGGTATGCCACAGAGTCAGGGACTTGTGGAGTAGGCACCGGCGCAGCGGGCGCGGCATCTTGGGCATTGGCACCAAATGTCGTCCACGCCACCATACCCATGATGGCTAGATGACATAATTTTTTGGATAAGTTATACATATACGTTGGTAGTTAAAGGTTGCGTTGTTGCCGCTAGTCACTTGGTGAGAAAATAGCGCGTGTTCAGATCAACAAGTTTTGCGCAAGGGACGGTGAGGCCACATGCAGCTGGCAGATTGAAGTTTGAACGAGCGGCTCGTTAGCAATGGCCATGCCAACGTCTGATAATTTTCGGCCCAGAGTGTTAAATGGCCGATTTGCTACTGAGTCGCTGCCGTTGTTTTCCGGTTACCTTTGGAATAAAGTATGCGTTCAGCGGCTTTCGTTATCCATGATGATCAAAATCGAACACGCTCTCTACAGTTCTTGTTTGATTCACACTTGTTCCGCCCGACGATTGCGATTATCAAAACCACTCTCTAAATCATGGCCTTACAAGAAATCCCCTACGGCGGCTGGGGCCGCAATCTCCGCCTCGCCAACGACTCTGTCGAACTCGTCATCTCACTGGAAGTCGGCCCGCGCATTCTCAGCTACCGCCCGCTCACTGGGACCAACATCCTGCACAATTACGCCGAGCAGATGGGCGGCACGGGCGAAGCCGCGTGGATGAACCGTGGCGGCCACCGTCTCTGGATCGCGCCGGAGGACATCGACCTCACGTATGCACTTGATAACCAGCCATTTCCTTACGCCATCACTGGTGATAATTCCGTCACACTCACCACTCCGGGCACGGACGCTTGGAAGATTCGCAAGGACTTTTCTGTCGAACTCGCCGTCTCCGGCAGTGGCGTGCAACTCACCCACACCCTCACCAACGACACCTCCTCCCCCCAATCCGTGGCTCCGTGGGCTTTGTCTGTAATGGCTCCCGGCGGCATCGCCCTTCTTCCCCAGCCGCCGCTTGGTGAACATCCCCGCGATCTGCTACCGAATCGCGCGCTCATTCTTTGGGCTTTCAGCGACACGA
Proteins encoded:
- a CDS encoding lipoate--protein ligase family protein, giving the protein MIFERLRLINDPAPGNGAWNMAVDEMLLASIATPTLRVYRWSEPTVTLGYFEKLAEARALRPGLPLMRRWTGGGLVDHGADWTYTLIIPADHALARNGRSESYVEIHLAIQKIVATTGIALELATAATIAGAGCFARPVPGDLLLDGRKIAGAAQRRTRRGLLHQGSLQSIPMELVSARTFADRLAAEATSIPLTGEERARAAQLVTTRYGRAEWLARF
- a CDS encoding ParB/RepB/Spo0J family partition protein, which translates into the protein MAKLALGKGLGALITPKVATPTPIVSDGERVEMIPLGSLVASPFQPRREFKEEPLQELADSIKERGIIQPLIVRKVGPKFELIAGERRWRAAQRAGLAEAPAIVRQATDRDVLELALIENLQRADLNPIDEAQAFARLAEEFDLRQEDIAQRVGRSRAGVANSMRLLELDQQIQTWLTQSLLTVGHGKVLLGLKDPEQQLAAAQIVLRQGSTVRETEVIVQNFLHKHGLTPSPRRHSTGPTTDLSPALQNVQNRLQTHFATHVSVAHGEKKGRIEIEYYGADDLQRLLKVLGLSEE
- a CDS encoding M28 family peptidase; protein product: MPAASTFSRISLPGCVLLAALLLISGCKKKPVVSPVTSPPAVAPVSSTPAATPIAPETPPPASPEKHTPLTAVTSRIDGTIALQRARTICGLGSRAYGTPGYRQTLAWLRSELTRLGWHTVYQAFDTQTPAGPRTYTNLIATWPADKDKPRASSNRLILTAHYDSRGSEFTNFPAASSGAAGCGIILELADRLATAPDLAARLQFVLFDGEEPVRQISTTDGLSGSRFFLHSLQENRQSANIRALLAFGAVGHNGAKWTIPTLTNSILNQTLQTFIYLQKWEGQITPLERPSWGPHLPALQAGIPATYLNDALYPALATADDTPEWLNAESLRRAALASLQLLQLPPQPAAPATKSN
- a CDS encoding glycoside hydrolase family 2 protein, with the translated sequence MATSPLLPSQARFYHPEQKRWLEAVVPGCIHTDLLRHGLIKDPFWGSNERELQWIEEKDWKYAITFQVTSDFLAHDELDLVAEGLDTLATVYLNGQEVARTENMFIGYRWPVKPLLKEGTNEVRVEFASTRSYIQSRRTKNHLPEWNDAVGGGSLVRKSPCNFGWDWGPRLVTAGIYKSIRLEGWSGNRIESLKIHQTHARNRVTLELTPELAKRTRLPVYRSVLKRNGEVVAEARGLVLKISRPEFWWPNNMGAQPLYQLTVELLANDTVVYSITRTIGLRTIELDRHKDEWGESFQFKCNGVALFAKGANWVPAHVFASEVSRETLEPLLTSAVEANMNMIRAWGGGVYETDAFYDLCDEKGLLVWQDFMFACALYPGTKEFLTTVEQEAEWQVKRLAHHASLALWCGNNEIEQMPAEIAKTAERKKAYDALFHQLLPTAVKKWDGVTSYWPSSPHNPAGLHKGHNSERGGDAHDWDVWHARKPVKSYEEKFYRFCSEFGMQSYSSPEVAATFCPRTEMNIFSPAMENHQKNPAGNQIIFDYVSRRYRFPKDYSSLSYLSQLNQAYCMKVAVEHFRRQMPRTMGALYWQLNDTWPGFSWSSLEFGGQWKALHFEARRFFAPLLVSAYLPGDESAGIGNQFQTTISEVQFYTVYDGRPALESTLHWTLYHLTIGVVRESHKAIELAPGKSVMQLKVDFKKELHHYGHANLVLRVWVEGHAGVLAENTVFFTAPRFMELPRTSINSTLRKVAKGKYEIEFVSKNFHHSVKLQIPGLQATFSDNYFDLFPGVAHRVQVALAQDIDYAQFNRLRMQPVSLVNSYS
- a CDS encoding ammonium transporter — protein: MNNTAAKGALSTVPGPGHNGWMMTCAALVLFMTLPGLALFYGGLVRQKNVLSVLAQCLGCAGLVTILWWAFGYSLVFGKSFGPDGIGKFLGGTEFFFLKGVTSAPNGDYSYWVSQNVFSMYQLMFAIITPALIVGAIAERMKYSAIMAFILVWMFVVYFPMAHMVWGVTGMMNGVWNATASIKAIDFAGGTVVHMTSGWSALILCIILGKRLGFGKDKMAPHSMVLCMVGTGMLWVGWYGFNAGSAVAADGVSANAFMTTTLAAATAGFVWAVIEWFHKGHPSILGFCSGIVAGLVVITPACGFVDANGAMIIGLLAAIVPYIFVVFVKNAIGYDDALDTFGVHAVGGTLGAILTGVLATADVNSNLNTNLKDLIGKTLVFEQLKAVAFTLVLSIVSTIIIAYVIKAVIGLRLSPEGESAGLDITDHGEEGYIA
- a CDS encoding sodium:proton antiporter → MLLALATEGLDPHPLMVLPFVGMLLCIAVMPLLFSHIWERHYPKIALGLGSICVVYYLWMHGGTRIAGVLEEYVSFIVFIGSLFVVAGGIHIRIQGEARPLSNCLFLLIGAVLANLIGTTGASMLLIRPWVRSNKYRYTNFHTAFFIFTISNVGGCLTPIGDPPLFLGYLKGVPFWWVTQHCWKAWAFAVVSLVAIFYLFDRTNFVRAPRAIREMETAHETFKIEGRRSFLPLAAILVAVIFAPPILREIIMIASAVIAYRSTPRPIHDANHFTFGPIKEVAWLFAGIFMTMIPALDYLQLHAAALGLNTPEQFYWLSGALSGVLDNAPTYLAFLSAAFGLKHLDLNNTAHVAQFLKTDGLYVIAVSLGSVFFGAMTYIGNGPNLMVKSIADHAKVHTPHFFAYIFRFSLPVLLPVLAAVAFLLKTGRL
- a CDS encoding TMEM14 family protein, coding for MNSITIVLAVASLIVLVAGLYVWRLTTSKPTLLNILISSAFLLLSSYSMTDVHQKDFGFALAFFAAMLCTGRAGAFLWRSKKEPELTMPAYYMSGISLVTIISTILAYKGR